In a single window of the Papaver somniferum cultivar HN1 chromosome 8, ASM357369v1, whole genome shotgun sequence genome:
- the LOC113302707 gene encoding uncharacterized protein LOC113302707 isoform X2 has protein sequence MGTLVTASSIRKSSIQHHHLQWRNTSLLPSCEICNRLLFPRKMLHLHTLSALPSPSRRGVLQACVVTSGLMFAVGLLIRQGSHLVVKEGWPIYDCFTLVSFDFETWHLELIAGLVILISSARFLLLKTWPNFAESSEASNQMVLSQLEPLDYILVACLPGLSEELLFRGALMPLFGLDWKSVLVVAAMFGVLHLGSGRKYSFAIWATFVGLAYGYATIISSSIIVPMTSHALNNLVGTILWRYISDTSEQGLE, from the exons ATGGGAACACTTGTTACAGCCTCAAGCATCCGTAAATCctcaattcagcatcatcatcTACAATGGAGAAATACTTCTTTATTACCTA GTTGTGAGATTTGTAATCGGCTGTTGTTTCCAAGGAAGATGTTGCACTTGCATACATTG AGTGCACTTCCTAGTCCATCTAGAAGAGGTGTACTTCAGGCTTGCGTTGTCACTTCTGGATTGATGTTCGCAGTAGGCTTGTTAATTCGGCAG GGATCTCATCTTGTTGTCAAAGAAGGATGGCCAATCTATGACTGTTTTACACTAGTATCAT TTGATTTCGAGACCTGGCATCTAGAGTTGATAGCTGGATTAGTCATACTTATATCATCGGCTCGATTCTTACTACTCAAAACCTGGCCTAATTTTGCCGAATCTAGTGAAGCATCCAATCAAATG GTCCTCAGTCAGCTTGAACCTTTGGATTACATCCTCGTAGCATGTCTGCCTGGGCTTAGTGAG GAGTTGCTTTTCCGTGGTGCATTGATGCCACTCTTTGGACTCGACTGGAAGAGTGTTCTCGTGGTTGCTGCCATGTTTGGTGTTTTGCATTTGGGTAGTGGTCGAAAATATTCATTTGCTATCTG GGCAACATTTGTAGGCTTGGCTTATGGTTATGCAACAATTATATCTTCGAGCATCATTGTGCCAATGACTTCTCATGCGCTGAACAATCTTGTGGGAACTATTTTATGGCGATATATATCTGATACCTCGGAACAAGGATTGGAGTAG
- the LOC113302707 gene encoding uncharacterized protein LOC113302707 isoform X1: protein MGTLVTASSIRKSSIQHHHLQWRNTSLLPSCEICNRLLFPRKMLHLHTLVRSFAGKKSVKKLRRDGKEGKMKKEELKRDFADESDFVSGNNIGVELTNDNVVMKSALPSPSRRGVLQACVVTSGLMFAVGLLIRQGSHLVVKEGWPIYDCFTLVSFDFETWHLELIAGLVILISSARFLLLKTWPNFAESSEASNQMVLSQLEPLDYILVACLPGLSEELLFRGALMPLFGLDWKSVLVVAAMFGVLHLGSGRKYSFAIWATFVGLAYGYATIISSSIIVPMTSHALNNLVGTILWRYISDTSEQGLE, encoded by the exons ATGGGAACACTTGTTACAGCCTCAAGCATCCGTAAATCctcaattcagcatcatcatcTACAATGGAGAAATACTTCTTTATTACCTA GTTGTGAGATTTGTAATCGGCTGTTGTTTCCAAGGAAGATGTTGCACTTGCATACATTGGTAAGATCTTTTGCTGGTAAAAAGTCAGTAAAGAAATTGAGAAGGGATGGAAAAGAAGGCAAAATGAAAAAGGAAGAACTTAAGAGGGATTTTGCCGatgaatctgattttgtttctggTAATAATATTGGAGTAGAATTAACTAACGATAACGTTGTTATGAAGAGTGCACTTCCTAGTCCATCTAGAAGAGGTGTACTTCAGGCTTGCGTTGTCACTTCTGGATTGATGTTCGCAGTAGGCTTGTTAATTCGGCAG GGATCTCATCTTGTTGTCAAAGAAGGATGGCCAATCTATGACTGTTTTACACTAGTATCAT TTGATTTCGAGACCTGGCATCTAGAGTTGATAGCTGGATTAGTCATACTTATATCATCGGCTCGATTCTTACTACTCAAAACCTGGCCTAATTTTGCCGAATCTAGTGAAGCATCCAATCAAATG GTCCTCAGTCAGCTTGAACCTTTGGATTACATCCTCGTAGCATGTCTGCCTGGGCTTAGTGAG GAGTTGCTTTTCCGTGGTGCATTGATGCCACTCTTTGGACTCGACTGGAAGAGTGTTCTCGTGGTTGCTGCCATGTTTGGTGTTTTGCATTTGGGTAGTGGTCGAAAATATTCATTTGCTATCTG GGCAACATTTGTAGGCTTGGCTTATGGTTATGCAACAATTATATCTTCGAGCATCATTGTGCCAATGACTTCTCATGCGCTGAACAATCTTGTGGGAACTATTTTATGGCGATATATATCTGATACCTCGGAACAAGGATTGGAGTAG